The Tamandua tetradactyla isolate mTamTet1 chromosome 8, mTamTet1.pri, whole genome shotgun sequence genome includes a window with the following:
- the LOC143643542 gene encoding olfactory receptor 52M1-like translates to MGLVNKSQIFSNSFQLMGIPGLEHLHVWIGIPFCSMYVVAVVGNVTILAVVRAERSLHEPMFLFLCMLSVTDLVLSTSTLPRMLCLFWLGAHDIAFDACLAQMFFIHSFTAMESGFFLAMAIDRYVAICDPLRHATILTHTRIANMGAAVVLRGVAFFSPHPILLKQLPYCRSRIIAHTYCEFMAVVKLACVDTGATKRYSLSVASVIGSCDGFFIAVSYVLILRAVFHLPSREASLKALGTCGSHVCVILVFYSTAVFTFLTHRFGHNVAPQIHIFIANMYLLVPPFLNPIVYGIRTKKIRDHVLTSLRVKFS, encoded by the coding sequence ATGGGACTAGTCAATAAATCTCAAATCTTTTCAAATTCCTTTCAACTGATGGGCATCCCAGGTCTGGAGCACCTGCATGTCTGGATCGGGATTCCCTTCTGCTCCATGTACGTGGTGGCTGTGGTGGGGAACGTGACCATCCTGGCTGTGGTGAGGGCAGAGCGCAGCCTCCACGAGCCCATGTTCCTCTTTCTGTGCATGCTGTCAGTCACTGACCTGGTCCTCTCCACGTCTACACTGCCCCGCATGCTGTGTCTGTTCTGGCTTGGAGCCCACGACATTGCCTTTGATGCTTGTCTGGCCCAAATGTTCTTCATCCACAGCTTTACTGCTATGGAATCAGGTTTCTTCCTGGCCATGGCCattgaccgctatgtggccatctgtgaTCCTCTGCGCCATGCCACAATTCTCACCCACACTCGCATTGCCAACATGGGAGCTGCTGTGGTTCTCCGGGGTGTGGCCTTCTTTTCCCCACACCCTATCTTACTTAAGCAACTGCCTTACTGCAGAAGTCGAATCATTGCCCACACCTACTGTGAATTCATGGCTGTGGTGAAGCTTGCATGTGTGGACACAGGGGCCACCAAACGTTACAGCCTCAGTGTGGCCTCAGTCATTGGTTCCTGTGATGGCTTTTTCATCGCTGTCTCCTATGTCCTAATTCTTCGTGCAGTCTTTCATCTTCCATCACGAGAAGCCAGCCTCAAAGCCCTAGGCACATGTGGCTCCCATGTCTGTGTCATTCTCGTATTCTATTCCACAGCTGTCTTTACTTTCCTCACCCACCGCTTTGGCCACAATGTGGCTCCCCAAATTCATATCTTCATTGCCAATATGTACCTTCTGGTACCACCTTTTCTCAACCCCATCGTTTATGGGATTAGGACCAAGAAAATTCGAGACCATGTCCTTACTTCTCTGAGGGTAAAGTTTTCCTGA